In Nodosilinea sp. PGN35, the genomic stretch TCGCTCTGAGCGAGTGGCCCAGTTCGCTATGGATCTATTCGATCAAACCCGAGGCAGCCTGCACACCTGGGGCAACCTGGAGAAAGAGCTGCTCTGGGCCGCCGCCATCCTGCACAACTGCGGCCACTTTGTCAGCCACTCGTCCCACCACAAGCATTCCTACTACTTAATTCGCCACGGTGAGCTGCTGGGCTATACCGAAACCGAGCTGGAGGTGATCGCCAACATTGCCCGCTACCACCGCAAGAGCGCTCCCAAGAAGAAGCACGACAACTACCGCAACCTGCCCACCCGCTACCACCGCCAGATGGTTACCCACCTCAGCGCTCTGCTGCGCCTGGCGGTGGCCCTCGATCGCCGCGGCATTGGCGCAGTCCAGAGCATTTACTGCAGCGTTGACCCCGATGCCCACATGTTGACCATGGCGGTCAAGGCAGCTCACCCCGGCGATGACTGCGCTTCGGAACTGTGGAATTTAGACTACAAGAAAGACTACTTTGAGCAGGTGTTTGAGGTGAAGCTACAGGCCCAGTTGGCCTGAGGCCAACGCAACCGGCGGGCAGCCCTGGATGTTTGCGGGGTGACGCGGTGCTAGTCTCGCTCGGTGGCAGAGCGGTGGCGAAGCTCCTGGGGCGATCGCCGGGGGGACAGTGCGGGGGGTTCGGCAGGGCGAATCGTATTCAGGCCGTTAACCGGGTCGCTGTCGGGGATAGCGTGCAGGGTGGTTTCCGCGAGGTGGGGGCGAGGGGCACTGCGATCGACTGAAATCCGGTGCTCCTCGGCTTCCAGCAGGGGGGTGGGGTCGGGGGGGGAATCCCCAGGGGATGTGCCAGGGGGGGCACTAGCTGGCGGTACCTTGGTAGCGCCAGCCGCTCGCTTGGTCGGGGGCTGGGGTGGGGAACCGTCTGTCCAGGTGCGCCAGGCGGCGCGGGCTCCGGCAAAGAAACTTTTGGTGCCTGTATTCAGGCGTTTGGCCCCGGTCTGGGCGGTGGCAATGCTCTGGGTGACCTGCTGGGCCACCTGCCCGGCGCTCTGCACGCCCTCGGTAACGTCGTCGGTAAGCTCGACAATTTCTAGGCCGGTGAGACGAATGGCCTCCAGGGTGGGGGGCAGCTCGCGGCCCAGGGTATCAAAGAATTTTTCGGCGCTGCGGGCAGCGCGACCCAGCTCGCGCAGGGCGGGAATGGCGACCATGAGCACCGCCGTCAGGCTGATGACGACGAGTAAAAAGGATAGGGCTAGCCAAAACAGTGGGTCGGCCACAACGGGTGCTCCTACTCCTGGGTAGACCCGTTGCTGACCGCCGGGGCGGACTGGCGCAGCTGCTCATACTCCTGGCGGCTGGCCTCCTGTCCGGCGGCGATCGCCTCCCGCAGCCGGGTCAGGGTGTGATCCCAGTTGACCAGGGCGGTTTCCGACAGGCGATCGGCCTGGAGATTGACGCTGGTGGCCAAATCTTCAACCAGCTCGGGCAGCGCATCGGCCGATTTTCTAAGAATACGGCGGGTTTCACGCCCCGTGCGGGGGGCCATCAGCAGCCCGGCTACGGCTCCCATGGCTGCTCCCAGCAGCACCCCGCCAACGAACCCGCCAGATTGTCTTTCGCCCATGGTGTTGTGTCCTGTAGGTACCCCAATATTCAACCCGCTGCCTGCGCTCTCCAGACCGCCAGAAAGGCCTGAGACTATCCTATCGTCGCTTCGTCAAAGCCAGTCTAGCCCTGGGGCTGAGCCGTCGCTGACCGATCCCTAACCAGCGGCTGGCCATGGGCAGTAGGCCCACCACCGCCATCAGCTGTTCCAGGCGCTGAACCTGAAGCTGAAGCAGGCTGTAGCGCTGCCGCAGCGAGGCCGTGCCCGACTGGCCCAGCAAAATCGCCGGGGGCACAACGGTGGGGTCAAGAATAGAGTTGGCGCTGCGATCCCAGTTCGCCAGAGCATCGGCTACGGCCCCCAGGGTTTTGCTCAACCGCCAGAGCCGCCAGGCCACATAAAAGCAAAACAGCGCAATCACTAGATTTAGGCTTACGGCAACCGCAATCACAACTTTCGCCCTATCCTTTTAACTGGCTAAATCATAACGACATTCTGGGGCGATCGCCGTATTTCCTGCTGCCGTTAGGACATCTCTCCCTTGGACACTATTGCTAAGACCCTTGATGTGGATCCTACCCGTGGGGTTGACGAGCCTTCGGGCCGCCCCCACCTGCCCTACAAAACCCTGACGGTTGCCCTGGGGGCGGCCCAGGGCAACACGCTGATCAAGCTTGCCCCCGGCACCTACAGCACCGCTACGGGCGAACGCTTCCCCATCACCCTGCCCGATGGGGTGATGATTGCGGGGCAAGAATCGACCCAGGGTCAGGGAATTGCGATCGCCGGGGGCGGCCCAGGAACCGGGGCCGCCACGGTGGCACTGGTCATCCAGGGCCAGAGCCAGCTGCGGGGAGTGACGGTGCAAAACCCCCAGGGCATTGGCATCTTAATTGACTCGGGCGCGCCGCTGGTGCGGGCCTGCCGCCTCAGCCAGTGTCGGGTGGGGCTCCAGGTGAGCGGGGTCGCCCTGCCGCTGGTGGCCAAAACCGTGGTCAATGACTGCGGCGATCGCGGCCTCAGCTTTGCCGATGGGGCTCGGGGGGAGGTGCAGGACTGCACCGTAGAGCGCTGCGGCACCGGCATTTATCTGGGGCAAAACGCCGCTCCCCTACTGCACCGCTGTCAGTGCTCCAACAACCAGGTGGGGGTACAGGTAGCCGACACCGCCAGCCCGGTGCTGCGGCAAAATCGGCTGGTGCAAAACCAAACCCTTGGCCTGCTGGTGCAGGACACGGGCCGCCCCGACCTGGGCCAGCCCGACGACCCGGCGGGCAACATATTGCGCTACAACCGCCAGAGCGATTTGCGCAACGACACCCGCCAGAGCCTAACGCTGGTGGGCAATGATGTCATCCCCATGGGGCTGGTGGGCGGGGTAAACCTGGTGGCCAGCCAGTGGCCCGACCCCGCCGCCGTGCCGCCAGTGCTGCTCGATCGCCCCACGGTGGCCCCCGCCCCCGCGCCCCTGCCCGCCGAAGAGGCCGAAACCCCGCCCCCCGCGCCCCCGGTGCCCCCCGTGCCCAGCCGTTTTACTGACCTGGGCAACCACTGGGCGACCGCCTACATTGAGGCCCTGGCCGATCGCGGCCTGGTGAAGGGCTATGGCAACGGCACCTATCGCCCCCAGGAGACCATCAATCGGGGGCAGTTTGCCGCCCTGGTGGCCGCCAGCTACAGCGACCTCGACCCGGTGCGCGGCGCGGTCACCTTCGCAGATGTGCCGCCGACCCACTGGGCCAGCCGCGCCGTCGACCAGGCCCAGCGCCAGGGCTTTTTGGGCGGCTACCCCGACCAGACCTTTCGCCCCGACCAGGGCATGGTGCGGGTGCAGGCGATGGTGGCGGTGGCCACAGGGCTAAAGCTGCCTCCGGCCCCGGCCAGTGTCCTGGGGGTGTACCGCGATCGCGCCCAAATTCCCAGCTATGCGATCGATGCCCTGGCCAGCGCCACCCAGGCCGGACTCGTGGTCAACCACCCCGACCCAGAGCTGCTGCGCCCCCTAGAAACCATGACCCGCGCCGAGGTCGCCGTACTGATCTACCAGGGCCTAGTCGCCCGAGAACAAGCCCCCCGGTTAGAGACCGTTGCCCCTTCACCCCCCACCGCCATGACCCGAGGATCGTTTCCCGATATTCAAACCCACTGGGCGCTGGATTTCATTCAGGGCCTGCTGAACCTGGGCCTGGTGCAGGGGGATGACGCCGGCCGCTTCAACCCCGCCCAGCCCATGACCCGCGCCCAGTTTGCCGCCCTGGTCAGCCGCGCCTTTACTCCGGCTCCCCGCCGTCCGGCCCAGTTGTTTCGCGATGTGCCCGCAGGCTACTGGGCCGACAGCGCCATTCAAATCGCCTATCGGGGCGGCTTTCTGTCAGGGTTTCCCGACCAGACCTTTGGGCCAGAAAACCCCCTGCTGCGGGCTCAGGTGTGGGTGGCGCTGGTGTCGGGGCTGGCGCTATTGCCCAACCAGCCCGGCAACCTGCGACTGCTGGAGCGCTACCGCGATCGCACCACCATTCCCGACTACGCGGTGAATGCGATCGCCAAGGCCACCCAGCTCAACCTGGTGGTGAACGTGCCCGACATCGCCCAGCTTCACCCCAACCGGGTGGCCAGCCGCGCCGATGTGTGCGCCGCCGTGTACCAGGCGCTGGTGCTACAGCTGCGGGCGGCGAGGATTGACAATCCGTTTATTGTGAGGCCGTAGGGGAGATGAGGGGTAGTTTTAAGTTTTGAGTGTTTAGTTTTGAGTTCTGAAGGGGGTTTAATTCAAAACTCAAAACTCAACATTTTCTAGACAGTGGCTTTTGCTAGGACGACTTTTCTAGGACGACGAGGAGGCGGGTGGCGAAGAGCTGGGGGAGGTGGTTGCAGAGGCGATCGATCGCCGTCATCAGCGGCAGCCAGGCGTTGGGGTAGAGCTGGGGTTTGGAGTAGCCGCCGGAGGCGACGTAGGAGATGGCGGCGTAGCGCTGGGTGGTGACGACTCGAAATCTGGTTAAGTCGTGGGGGCTGGTGGCTTTGAGAAACAGGCGGCTGGCGTTGCCCTGGGCGGCGTAGTAGTCAAGCTGGGCCGGATCCCACCCTGGGGGTGCATGCCACTGAATGGGCTGGTTGAGGGCCAGGGGTTCGGGGTGGAGGGCACCGTAGACCAGCAGGCCCAGCAGGCTGACGCAGGGCTCGAACAAAATTACCCGACCGCCGGGGGCCAGCACGCGATCGAACTCCTGGAGGGCGGTGCCGGGGTAGCGCAGGTGGTGAAACACGTCAAAGAGCACCAGGTTTGCCAGGCTGCCAGAGTCAAACGAGAGGGCGTAGGCATTCTCAACGCGATCGATCCAGGGGTTGGGGAAGATATCGGTGCGAAGGCAGCCGGGGATCACCCGCCGAATATCGGCCACCCCGGAACCCAGCTCGACGGTGGGCTGAGGCAGCGGAGCCAGATGGCGGGCAATGGCCTGGTGAAAGGTTTTGTAGATTGCCCGCAGCGCCGACTTCTGGTGCCAGGCGTCGGCATTTTTAAGAATTTCCTGATTGTGTCGGTCGATACTTTCCAGCGTCATGCCTGCGTCTGCCTCTCCCTTGAGCTTTGGCCTAGGCCCCATCATAGGCGGTCATTTCTGCTGGCCAGAGCAGTTGACCACAGGCCGTGGCTCTCCCCAGACCTCCGTCTATAGTAGGGTGGGCATTGCCCCCCCGCTACCTCTGGCCCTCCACTCCCAGGCATTCTCTCTCTATTAGTAAGGCATCAGATTCTCCATGCCACTGTCCTCCAGCCCCATCACCCAGCGACTTAGCCCTGGTAAATCTGCCCTCGCGCCCTACCTGGGGCTGAGCCTGTGGGTAGGCGTTGTGCTGCTGTTGCGTAGCCCCTTGCAAAGCCTGATGCCCCACGACGAGGGCTGGTACGCCCAGCAGGCCCGCTGGATTGTGGAAACCGGTGACTGGGTGACCCAGCAGTGGTGGGGGGCACCGGTGCACGATCGCATGATGGGCATCCAGTGGCTAATTGCCGCCTCCTACAAGCTGTTTGGGGTGAGTGAGTGGGCCGCCCGGCTGCCGGGGGCGATCGCCTGCTGGGGCGCGGTCATGCTCACCTATGCCATCGGGCGGCGGTGTCTGACGCCGCAGATTGCCCTGTGGGGCGCAGCCATTTTGGCGGCCACCCCCATCTGGATGCAGGCTTCGCGGCTGGCTATTCAGGATGTACCCCTGACGGCGCTGGAGCTGCTGGGCATCTGGGCGCTGCTGCAAGCGGAAACCAAACCTCAGCGGCGGGGCTGGGGATTTTTGGCGGGTAGCACCGTGGGCCTGGGCTTTATGCTCAAGAGCATTATGGTGATTCCGGTGGTGATCGCCCTGGGGCCATACCTGGTGCTGGAGCACCGCCGCCACCGCCACTTGCTCAACCCAGGAATATATCTGGGCCTGGTGGTGGGAATGGTGCCCGCGATCGCCTGGCTGGCCCTCAGCGTGCA encodes the following:
- a CDS encoding YtxH domain-containing protein gives rise to the protein MGERQSGGFVGGVLLGAAMGAVAGLLMAPRTGRETRRILRKSADALPELVEDLATSVNLQADRLSETALVNWDHTLTRLREAIAAGQEASRQEYEQLRQSAPAVSNGSTQE
- a CDS encoding S-layer homology domain-containing protein, coding for MDTIAKTLDVDPTRGVDEPSGRPHLPYKTLTVALGAAQGNTLIKLAPGTYSTATGERFPITLPDGVMIAGQESTQGQGIAIAGGGPGTGAATVALVIQGQSQLRGVTVQNPQGIGILIDSGAPLVRACRLSQCRVGLQVSGVALPLVAKTVVNDCGDRGLSFADGARGEVQDCTVERCGTGIYLGQNAAPLLHRCQCSNNQVGVQVADTASPVLRQNRLVQNQTLGLLVQDTGRPDLGQPDDPAGNILRYNRQSDLRNDTRQSLTLVGNDVIPMGLVGGVNLVASQWPDPAAVPPVLLDRPTVAPAPAPLPAEEAETPPPAPPVPPVPSRFTDLGNHWATAYIEALADRGLVKGYGNGTYRPQETINRGQFAALVAASYSDLDPVRGAVTFADVPPTHWASRAVDQAQRQGFLGGYPDQTFRPDQGMVRVQAMVAVATGLKLPPAPASVLGVYRDRAQIPSYAIDALASATQAGLVVNHPDPELLRPLETMTRAEVAVLIYQGLVAREQAPRLETVAPSPPTAMTRGSFPDIQTHWALDFIQGLLNLGLVQGDDAGRFNPAQPMTRAQFAALVSRAFTPAPRRPAQLFRDVPAGYWADSAIQIAYRGGFLSGFPDQTFGPENPLLRAQVWVALVSGLALLPNQPGNLRLLERYRDRTTIPDYAVNAIAKATQLNLVVNVPDIAQLHPNRVASRADVCAAVYQALVLQLRAARIDNPFIVRP
- a CDS encoding methyltransferase domain-containing protein, coding for MTLESIDRHNQEILKNADAWHQKSALRAIYKTFHQAIARHLAPLPQPTVELGSGVADIRRVIPGCLRTDIFPNPWIDRVENAYALSFDSGSLANLVLFDVFHHLRYPGTALQEFDRVLAPGGRVILFEPCVSLLGLLVYGALHPEPLALNQPIQWHAPPGWDPAQLDYYAAQGNASRLFLKATSPHDLTRFRVVTTQRYAAISYVASGGYSKPQLYPNAWLPLMTAIDRLCNHLPQLFATRLLVVLEKSS